A single genomic interval of Hemibagrus wyckioides isolate EC202008001 linkage group LG13, SWU_Hwy_1.0, whole genome shotgun sequence harbors:
- the tbcc gene encoding tubulin-specific chaperone C produces the protein MDGVPTKVCPSDAVKIPERVLRRDQERLEELERRKNAKESQTVSEEKIGYFRAAFSAEKANIEDLLSSCTQTDHQKAIKVLEEATNKIQHLQKFLNDSTVFLTQYELRQAQESLQKLQGSIAEKRAEVMPKKKFAFRSRTAGTSLQPAVTPSSTEGQLQTDPGNSVVDSVVEQCGFSNVQNEILIKHSEEIQQRDVLLSHLTNCKVRLYGSPSTLHIKNVRGCQILCGPVSSSVFVDECKDSTLVLACQQLRTHNTTSTQIYLHVTSRAIIEDCHGVSFAPFNWTYHKLDDDFRVSGLDPKRNNWSQVDDFNWLAAGTPSPNWAVIPESERTSSWDTAEPKA, from the coding sequence ATGGATGGAGTTCCAACCAAAGTGTGTCCAAGTGACGCTGTAAAAATCCCAGAAAGGGTTTTACGCCGGGATCAGGAGAGACTGGAAGAATTAGAGCGCCGCAAAAATGCCAAAGAGAGCCAGACAGTTTCGGAGGAAAAAATCGGTTACTTTAGAGCTGCGTTTAGTGCGGAGAAGGCTAATATTGAGGACTTGCTATCAAGCTGCACGCAGACTGACCACCAGAAAGCCATCAAGGTTTTAGAGGAGGCGACCAACAAGATTCAACACCTCCAGAAATTCCTGAACGACAGCACGGTATTTCTCACACAGTACGAACTGAGACAGGCTCAAGAATCCCTGCAGAAACTGCAAGGCTCCATAGCTGAGAAAAGAGCAGAGGTGATGCCCAAAAAGAAGTTCGCTTTCCGGTCCCGTACCGCCGGGACGAGCCTGCAGCCTGCAGTCACTCCCTCCAGCACTGAAGGACAACTACAGACAGATCCCGGGAATTCTGTGGTGGACTCTGTGGTGGAACAGTGTGGCTTCTCAAATGTCCaaaatgaaattttaatcaAACACTCAGAAGAGATCCAGCAACGGGACGTCCTGTTGTCTCACCTGACCAACTGCAAGGTGAGACTTTACGGCTCCCCGAGTACCCTGCATATTAAAAATGTCAGAGGTTGCCAGATACTCTGTGGGCCTGTGTCCAGTTCAGTGTTCGTGGATGAGTGTAAAGACTCCACTCTGGTACTGGCCTGTCAGCAGCTGCGCACCCACAACACCACATCGACCCAAATATACCTCCATGTCACTAGCCGAGCAATAATAGAGGACTGTCATGGTGTCTCTTTTGCTCCTTTTAACTGGACTTATCATAAACTGGATGATGATTTTCGAGTCTCTGGATTGGATCCCAAAAGAAACAATTGGTCTCAAGTGGATGATTTCAACTGGCTTGCTGCTGGAACGCCTTCGCCTAACTGGGCTGTAATTCCAGAGTCTGAGAGGACATCTAGCTGGGATACTGCAGAGCCGAAAGCATGA
- the prph2a gene encoding peripherin-2a: MALWKVKFDLKKRVKLAQMLWLMYWLSIMAGVLVFSLGLFFKIELRKRSELMDNKESHFVPNLLIGVGLLTCSISAFGGKICYDSLDSSKFTRWKTIINPFLICCLLFNAILFFTALLCFTMRIPLQFTLAEGLKNGMKFYKDTDVPGRCYMKRTLDLMQIEFRCCGNNNYKDWFEIQWISNRYLDFSSKEVKDRISSNVDGQYLLDGVPFSCCNPSSPRPCIHYQITNNSAHYSYDHHSEELNIWTRGCREALVVYYGGLMNTIGLLVLLVTILEVAVMVGLQYVNTSLSTLVNPEDPESESEGWILEKTFKETFTDIMARMKAMGKGNQVEEGVEGQAISTVS, translated from the exons ATGGCTCTTTGGAAAGTGAAGTTTGACTTGAAAAAACGGGTAAAGCTGGCCCAGATGCTGTGGCTCATGTATTGGTTATCTATCATGGCTGGAGTGCTTGTCTTCAGTTTGGGCCTTTTCTTCAAAATTGAGCTGCGGAAGCGAAGTGAGCTAATGGACAACAAGGAAAGCCACTTTGTGCCCAACCTGCTAATTGGTGTGGGACTGTTAACCTGCAGCATCAGTGCCTTTGGCGGCAAGATCTGCTATGACTCACTGGATTCCTCCAAGTTTACAAGGTGGAAGACAATTATAAATCCATTCCTCATCTGCTGTTTGCTCTTCAATGCTATCCTCTTCTTCACTGCACTTTTGTGCTTCACCATGCGCATCCCTCTACAGTTTACCCTGGCAGAAGGCCTGAAGAATGGCATGAAATTTTACAAGGACACAGATGTACCTGGCCGCTGCTACATGAAGAGAACGCTGGACTTAATGCAGATAGAATTTCGTTGTTGTggaaacaacaactacaaagACTGGTTTGAGATCCAGTGGATTAGCAACCGCTACTTGGATTTCAGCTCTAAAGAGGTCAAAGA CCGAATCAGCAGCAATGTTGACGGACAATATTTGTTGGACGGAGTCCCTTTCAGCTGCTGCAATCCCAGCTCCCCAAGGCCCTGCATTCACTACCAAATCACCAACAATTCTGCTCACTACAGTTATGACCACCATTCTGAAGAACTGAACATCTGGACACGTGGCTGCAGGGAAGCTCTAGTCGTTTACTATGGAGGACTGATGAACACTATTGGTTTACTGGTGCTTTTGGTTACTATTCTTGAG GTTGCTGTGATGGTGGGACTACAGTATGTGAACACATCTCTGTCAACACTGGTCAACCCAGAAGACCCTGAAAGTGAAAGTGAGGGCTGGATCCTGGAGAAAACATTCAAGGAAACCTTCACAGATATCATGGCCAGAATGAAGGCAATGGGGAAAGGCAATCAGGTGGAAGAGGGGGTGGAAGGTCAGGCAATTTCTACAGTGAGCTGA